From a region of the Hippopotamus amphibius kiboko isolate mHipAmp2 chromosome 3, mHipAmp2.hap2, whole genome shotgun sequence genome:
- the RCHY1 gene encoding RING finger and CHY zinc finger domain-containing protein 1 isoform X1 has protein sequence MAASAREDGASGQAQGRRGCEHYDRGCLLKAPCCDKLYTCRLCHDNKEDHQLDRFKVKEVQCITCEKIQRAQQTCEECSTLFGEYYCSICHLFDKDKKQYHCENCGICRIGPKEDFFHCLKCNLCLAVNLQGKHKCIENVSRQNCPICLEDIHTSRIVAHVLPCGHLLHRTCYEEMLKEGYRCPLCMHSALDMTRYWRQLDDEVAQTPMPSEYQNMTVDILCNDCNGRSTVQFHILGMKCNICDSYNTAQAGGCRISVNQQ, from the exons atGGCGGCCTCGGCGCGGGAAGATGGCGCCAGCGGTCAAGCGCAAGGGCGGCGGGGCTGCGAGCACTATGACAGAGGATGTCTCTTGAAG GCACCTTGCTGTGACAAGCTTTATACTTGCCGGTTGTGTCATGATAACAAAGAAGATCATCAGCTAGATCGGTTTAAAGTAAAGGAAGTGCAGTGCATAACCTGTGAAAAAATTCAACGT GCACAACAGACTTGTGAAGAATGTAGCACATTGTTTGGAGAATATTATTGCAGTATATGCCATCTGTTTGACAAAGACAAGAAGCAGTATCATTGTGAAAACTGTGGAATTTGTAG gattggTCCAAAGGAGGATTTTTTCCACTGTTTGAAATGTAACTTATGCCTTGCAGTGAATCTCCAAGGAAAGCACAAG TGTATTGAAAATGTTTCCCGGCAGAATTGTCCAATATGTTTGGAG gaCATTCACACATCCCGTATTGTTGCTCATGTCTTGCCATGTGGACATCTTTTACATAG aacGTGTTATGAAGAAATGTTGAAAGA AGGCTACAGATGTCCACTGTGTATGCACTCTGCTTTAGATATGACTAGGTACTGGAGACAGCTGGATGATGAGGTAGCACAGACTCCTATGCCATCAGAATATCAGAACATGACTGTGGAT ATTCTCTGCAATGATTGCAATGGAAGATCTACAGTCCAGTTCCATATATTAGGCATGAAATGTAATATTTGTGACTCCTACAATACTGCTCAGGCTGGAGGATGCAGAATTTCAGTAAATCAGCAATGA
- the RCHY1 gene encoding RING finger and CHY zinc finger domain-containing protein 1 isoform X2 — MAASAREDGASGQAQGRRGCEHYDRGCLLKAPCCDKLYTCRLCHDNKEDHQLDRFKVKEVQCITCEKIQRAQQTCEECSTLFGEYYCSICHLFDKDKKQYHCENCGICRIGPKEDFFHCLKCNLCLAVNLQGKHKCIENVSRQNCPICLEDIHTSRIVAHVLPCGHLLHRGYRCPLCMHSALDMTRYWRQLDDEVAQTPMPSEYQNMTVDILCNDCNGRSTVQFHILGMKCNICDSYNTAQAGGCRISVNQQ, encoded by the exons atGGCGGCCTCGGCGCGGGAAGATGGCGCCAGCGGTCAAGCGCAAGGGCGGCGGGGCTGCGAGCACTATGACAGAGGATGTCTCTTGAAG GCACCTTGCTGTGACAAGCTTTATACTTGCCGGTTGTGTCATGATAACAAAGAAGATCATCAGCTAGATCGGTTTAAAGTAAAGGAAGTGCAGTGCATAACCTGTGAAAAAATTCAACGT GCACAACAGACTTGTGAAGAATGTAGCACATTGTTTGGAGAATATTATTGCAGTATATGCCATCTGTTTGACAAAGACAAGAAGCAGTATCATTGTGAAAACTGTGGAATTTGTAG gattggTCCAAAGGAGGATTTTTTCCACTGTTTGAAATGTAACTTATGCCTTGCAGTGAATCTCCAAGGAAAGCACAAG TGTATTGAAAATGTTTCCCGGCAGAATTGTCCAATATGTTTGGAG gaCATTCACACATCCCGTATTGTTGCTCATGTCTTGCCATGTGGACATCTTTTACATAG AGGCTACAGATGTCCACTGTGTATGCACTCTGCTTTAGATATGACTAGGTACTGGAGACAGCTGGATGATGAGGTAGCACAGACTCCTATGCCATCAGAATATCAGAACATGACTGTGGAT ATTCTCTGCAATGATTGCAATGGAAGATCTACAGTCCAGTTCCATATATTAGGCATGAAATGTAATATTTGTGACTCCTACAATACTGCTCAGGCTGGAGGATGCAGAATTTCAGTAAATCAGCAATGA